The following nucleotide sequence is from Apium graveolens cultivar Ventura chromosome 4, ASM990537v1, whole genome shotgun sequence.
GTGATCCCCAAAGGGTAAAACATTGCTGCTGATGACAGTGAGATGAAGCTTCTCTATCTCACTTAAGATCTTGGAAACAAATCCTTTTTGCTTCTTACAGTGTATCCTGATAAGAACATTCTTGTCCAAAATTCTGGCCTCTATTTCTGCAGCTGTTTTGTTTGTGTAGTTACCCGAGTTATCGTCACACGAAGAATAACCTTCAGATGCTGCAGGAAGCTTAGAACTATCATTCTGAGAAACAATTGACGGTTCctccaactttttcttcttcttGATTTGTTCTTCAAGTAAGTCAACTCGTTGTTGAAGCTGTTTCAAATACTTGACAGCATCTCCAAGTACCGATGCTTTATCCAACTGTAAAAGTAAATTGTACGCAGTACTTAGCTTAAATACCGGAATTTGCATAAACAGCCTCTCTGCTCTTTAAAAAATGTACACGGTTTGGTTACAAAGAAGTATTTACGATCTGTAGAGGAATATATAGGGTATTACTTGTAATTTGTGATAGAAAATACTAGCTATCAGCTTGATCTTAAATATCAGAAAAATTAATGCAAGGTgtagaaataaaaataaaataaaacggGAGTTCGTATATTACCTTCTTTAGGCCCGGAACAATAGCTGAAAGAGCTATAAAACGCTCCGTGAGGCGCTCCCTCCTCTTTCTCTCTGCTATGACATGATCTTGAACATGTGAAGGAGCTCGAACCTGTACAGGAGTGGACCTCCTAATCGGCTTCCCAGCTATTACTGTGTAGTTATCGTTATCGTAGGTGGCATATAAATCCATCAAATCTTCGTATGGCTGTACAAGCTGAACATCTCTGGAATAATCACAAGACTCCTGACGGTCCATAGTTTGTGAGGAAACATTACTAAATGATATGATTTGGGAAGAGGAGGATGAAGAAATAACACTTGCTTGTTTGACAGGATTAGGGTTCCATGAATTTGTCTTAATTTGCTTGGCTGGCCGCTCAAATCTCTCAGATATGATATTATCATTGGGCATGTTAATATTATGGTTGTTCATATGAACCTGGTCATCTGTTTCGAAGAGAGTGGCATTGTAAATCTCAGAAGATAAAGACTTCTCAAGACTCCCTTCCGGAAAAGATAATAGATTATATTGTTCATTTGTGAAGTCATCTAGTGTGTCCAAATGAAGGGACTCCATTTTAAAGTGATTAATACCATTGAAGTCCACATCTACCCTAACCTGCAAATCATTCATACATTAAAATAAATATCGATTTTTCAAAAGTTGTAAGATGCATTTCATACAttaaataaaaaatcaaaactgtTTCAACTACCTGTTCGGAGTTCCATTTGTCTTGTGACAATTCCATTGATAGTGAAGCTGATAAAATCTCCAGATGAAGAAATAAACCAGTGTTAAAGTACTAATAATGATGATCAAGTGCCAAATAATTATGGAGGAGGGAAccttttatatatataaatataataaggATCCATATTTCATTCCCTAGGCACAACGTGTGATAGTTTTGTCgtttttattcatttttttttctctcaCGGTTGACCATGAGGTGTCATTTACATTTAGATATTTAAATTTGCGTAAAACTATTATGTGcgtatatatttaaaatattttatattgaATAACTTACTAGCTACGAAGTTGATTAGAGCTTGATAGTTGATACGGAAGATATGATTTCGAATAAATAAATTTGGCTCATATCCCATGTATGATTCTGAAAGTGATAGTCCGCCAGcaattatatttattatattttatattatatacaaTTACAATTCATCCTATTCATTTCAACGCAACTAGGGTTCTCTTAAAGTATTTTGCGGTTCATGTATGGTTTGCAAGtaaaatctaatttaaaatattataaaatatataattttttaataatattatacaaatattactatttttaaaaaaatttacagattgcatatatttgtaaaatatttcaaaatatattattttataaaacatGTATACTATTTTACAAAATGTTGCATAACATATATCACATATAATTGTAAATATATGAAATTTGcatgatttattaaaataatgatatttgtaaaatatgttttgcaaaataacatattttacaaaatattttatttgctgaATATAGATGTACTCTAATAAGTACAATAATAAAGACGTATACTCATAGAATTTTACTCTGTATATGCTTTGTGTTtttaaattaaaacataaaattttCTATTTGCATTTTGTAAAATAAAGTCGCATATTTCTTTTTTTAGAAATGACTAACAGAGAACTAAAAATCAAACATGTGTAATTCCTGACTTTCAAATTTTCATGTTTGTGAAATTATTAATAATACCAAAAAATCATTATTCAAGCAACTAGAATTTTACTTATTTTTAAGTTCAGTTGTACATctattatatataatacaacaaGGGTTTGTTGAACAATTTAATTAACATGGTGACTATATCTAtacattaatatctatataatatttatttcatctcatcattcatttattaaatattattaattgttgtatatttAATATGAGTATACATACAttaatacatacatgcatgcaTAGACATACATGAGGATTTGATTAGTAATATAATTAATATGACGATTATACCtacattaatatctatataatatttatttaagttcatcattcatttattaaatattattagtTGTTGTATATTTAATATGGGCATTACCATCAGTAGGGGTTTGTAGAGCAAAATTAATTTATATGACAATTATACTTCTgcattaatatctatataatatttaatttacctcatcattcatttattaaaaattatcaaGCATatttaaaatgtacatatatacatatatataataaatatatatatatatgtatataataaatatatatatataaattaatagagacatacacacatacatattTGTATTCTTATTTAATCTCCTTGAcgaaatattatattaaattcaatgaaataaaaaataaaaaaaaaactatttaTCAAATATGTACTATTTTTACTTCACTATTAATCATTCTATCACATATAACATATGTCTCATAGTTTGTTATAAGGagaataaaaaaatgaattatgTTACAAGAAAAATTAAGAAGTTAGAGTAAACTTTTAAGCTTATATAATATGctattttagaaaatgttttatTGGGATGGAGTATTGTATGTAATTCCCGTGAGTGAACTCAGAGTACTATGTTACTCTATCACATTTCTAACATATAAATAccttaaataataaaaaaaataaattaataattattttatatttagagTAATTAATATACATCATGCACACATTGaatttattttactttataaATATTAACGTATAGAATTTAATTATGAAATGGCAAAAAATTGtatactaaaataatttattattttatgtGAATGTACCATTGCAAACATACATCATTACTCGTACTcatatacataaataaataaattattcatttattaaataataaaataaatttatcgtcaataattataacaaaaattgttacaatttattaaataataaaataaatttatgatTAATAATTATAACAAAAACAGTTACAATTAGGACAATTTAGAATATACATGCACAGCCCATTTAATTTGGATGAGACAAACATACACCGTACCCAATGATGCCTCAACAGAAATCATACCACACCGCACACTGCAACATAGGACTTCAAACTCTTAACTTAACAAGTATAATTTGTCGGTTGAATAATATCTTTCATCAAAGTACAGTTAGATATTTTTTGAATATAACATTTCGGTTTGGATAAACCACACAAGTTTCAGATCatgtataatattttttaattaagaACAAATTGACAAGAtaaattcatatttaattttgTGCTGCCCAGTGCCCATGTAGTTATGTAGATCAGTGATGAAACCTAAAAATGCAGCAAATGTAGATAAGACGAGccaattttattttattaaaataactAATGAAATCAATACAGATATattagtaaaaaaaattaaattagaGCTCTACATTCCTTCAAATTACCAAAtctatttataaatttataactGAGTCGGTTCTAAattttttctttatttctgaatcaatatataaaataattatacaGTAATCGAGAAAATCATCATATGATAATTTTTAATCATAAATTTTAATCAAAAATAACACAATACAGTAAATAACATTTCAACAATCActcaaaaaataaaatattttgctAGCGAAGATAATAAGTTATTAAGAAAAAGTAAAATATTACCGATATTGAAATTTTAATTGAGGATCCGAGTGGATCAATATTAATTTAAAAACATAATACGGAGAGTACTAGCTTGTTGTACAAAAATGATCAAGTGATGTATGAGTTTGTGGGGATAACTAAGACTGACTTTTATTTGGTAAAAAGAGACATAATTGGATTTAATTTTACCATATACCATATATcataatcatttttttaaaataatatagtTATTTATATgcatattttttatattttattttttgaatttgATTCTAATAAATTGATAAAAGAGTTCTAAtgaattaaattttattttataggGTTAAATATTTTTTAGGGGCTGACAAATATTTTTTTAGGAAGATATTTTTTATATCCGTTAACGCTTTTTTAAGTATGAAATTGAAGATCTTCTGgatattttaatttcagaaaaacACGTAATTTTTAAGGTGCGCCTGACACGTTGGTAGATCCGGGATGATAAAGAGTCATGAGTATTATATATCAGTTTGAAGTAACCTTTTCTTCTGTCATGTTCCTGTCATATATAAATACATGTGTTTATTAATTTACAAAATATTACTAGAGATGTTGCAAGCAAAAGCAGAAAGCGTGTGTTACGCCCGGATCTCCTTCCGATCGTAAAAACGGCTTTTGGTCTGAAAAGTAAGAGAATGTGACTGATTatccccgattcacctccggtgtgagaataagaatctgGATGTAAAGTGGGTTTTTGATGTACAAGAAAGTAGAGAGTATTTGAGAGAATGAATGTAGAATAATCTTTGTCTTACTTTCCCATGGGTTTTATACCCAAACTTTCCACGAATGCTTGTCCTTACACCTGAATAATGAAAATGAGTCAAAAGGGGTGTTAtgttagggggaacacacacaagtatagaaTCAAACAAATAATGCAAAATACATactcaatatatgacgcggaaaaaccaacgtcccaacttgtattattaatcaaaacaattatcaataatacaatcaatctcaccaaacggtattcactcaagcgatacttaagtcaaacaatattcaaacataaatcaaaacaataacatgactatgtatatatagccatcacaaatttagccaacaagacatacctaatctgattacaataataattgtctacccatacaattattacccattttcactataataattgtcaacacatacaattattactcaactcaattatgataataattatttacccatacaattattacccaattcaattatgttttctatcaccaagaccatactacctattgggtttaaccccaacaatcctccccttcaacccaatatgATTTCATGCACAACCGAATTAACGGTCACCATCAAGCCATCGACCTCGATCGCCCAATACCTCCCCTCGAACAATAATCCCTCCTTCTAGTATAAAAAGATTTCTCTTATCTTTTCGACCTTTGAGTATCTCTAAATCTCATTTAGTGACTTTCAACATACTGTTATTCATCATAACAGTATAtcccaaatcaactaatttacccaACGAAATCAGATTTCGATTTAACTCCGGTATGTATCTTACTTGAGTTAACTTCTGAACACGACCGTTGTGTTGTTTCATTGTTACCTCACCAATTCCAACAACCTTTACCGTTTTACCGTTCGGTAAAGTTACAATCTTTCCCTCACATTTTTTATAGGACGAGAACCACTCCCTCCTACCACATATGTGATGAGAACATCCCGAGTCAAGCACCCATTCTTCTTTTGATCCCTTCTCTGCTTGAACCAAAAGAACATCTTCATCAGCTTCTACAAGCGAAACACTACCCCCTCAATTTTTTTTCAACTCTCTCAAGTCTTCTCTTGCCTTTGGACACATAAATTGTACATGACCCAATTTCTCACAATAAAAACACCTGATATTAGGGTTATATTTCTTAGCATACTTATTTTCCGTGTCACGCGCACGTACCACAAATGCACTTCCATCAGATGTGTCACTCGATTCTTGTTTCATCAATCTTTCGGCCTCCAGAAGAACAACAATAGTCTCATCCAAATCTAACTTCGTTTTCCCAACCAATAAAGAAGTCATCACAGTATTATACTTCTTCGGTAGAGACACTAGTAGTAGAACAGTTTTGTCCTCATCCTttaatttttcatccaaattatTTAGCTGGTTGATTAAGCCCTTAAAACAATTCAGATGATCTCTTAAATCTCcgtcttcttccatcttgagccCAAACAAATCTTTCTTGAGAAACAACTTGTTGGCCAAAGACTTTGAGTGATAAGTCTTCGTTAACTTCTCCTACAAATTCTTGGGATTGTCCTCTTCAAAAACATCATACTTGATTTCCGGTGCAAGGGCCAACCGGATCGTTGATGCCGCACATAACTTCATGTCTCCCCACTTTGTATCATCAACTTCAGTAGGCTTCTTCCCTCCGAGAGTCGCATATAACCCTCGTTGAATTAACAGATCTTTTACCGTACTTTACCACAAGGTAAAATTGTTTCTTCCATTAAACAATTCAATTTCAAATCCCCCAACCTTCTCCATCATGAACCTTgactcttgataccaattgttagggggaacacacacaagtatagaaccaaacaaacaatgcaaaacacacactcaatatatgacgcggaaaaacccacgtcccaacttgtattattaatcaaaacaattatcaataatacaatcaatctcaccaaacggtattcactcaagcgatacttaagtcaaacaatactcaagcatacatcaaaacaataacatgactatgtatatatagctatcacaaacttagccaacaagacatacctaatctgattacaataataattgtctacccatacaattattacccatttccattataataataattgtcaacacatataattattacccaactcaattatgataataattctctacccatacaattattacccaattcaattatattttctatcaccaagaccatactacctattgggtttaaccccaacaatcctccccttcaacccaatatgATTTCATGCACAACCAAATTAACGGTCACCATCAAGCCATCGACCTAGATCGCCCAATACCTCCCCTCGAACAATAACCCCTCCTTCTAGTATAAAAAGATTTCTCTTATCTTTTCGACCTTTGAGTATCTCTAAATCTCCTTTAGTGACTTTTAACATACTGTTCTTCATCATAATAGTATAtcccaaatcaactaatttacccaACGAAATCAGATTTCGATTTAACTCCGGTATGTATCTTACTTGAGTTAACTTCTGAACACGACCGTTGTGACGTTTCATTGTTACCTCACCAATGTCAGCAACCATTACCGTTTTACCGTTCGGTAAAGTTACAATCTTTCCCTCACACTTTTTATAGGACGAGAACCACTCCCTCCTACCACATATGTGATGAGAACATCCCGAGTCAAGCACCCATTCTTCTTTTGATCCCTTCTCTTCTTGAACCAAAAGAACATCTTCATCAGCTTCTGCAGGCGAAACACTACCCCCtcgatttttcttcaactctctcaagTCTTCTCTTGCCTTTGGACACATAAATTGTACATGACCCAATTCCTCACAATAAAAACACCTGATATTAGGGTTATGTTTCTTAGCATACTTCTTTTCCGTGTCACGCGCACGTACCACAAATGCACTTCCATCAGATGTGTCACTTGATTCTTGTTTCATCAATCTTT
It contains:
- the LOC141716897 gene encoding transcription factor bHLH25-like codes for the protein MDRQESCDYSRDVQLVQPYEDLMDLYATYDNDNYTVIAGKPIRRSTPVQVRAPSHVQDHVIAERKRRERLTERFIALSAIVPGLKKLDKASVLGDAVKYLKQLQQRVDLLEEQIKKKKKLEEPSIVSQNDSSKLPAASEGYSSCDDNSGNYTNKTAAEIEARILDKNVLIRIHCKKQKGFVSKILSEIEKLHLTVISSNVLPFGDHAMDITIISQMEAQCSMTVEGLVRKLQSALR